The following proteins are encoded in a genomic region of Hymenobacter siberiensis:
- a CDS encoding YCF48-related protein produces the protein MKTTLLAGFLWLLFLQPAAAQWQWLNPKPNTYPGKVVRFVSANRGFVLQGIGSLLRTDDAGATWQEVKRYPDAADLDFSPDGIGYLLTHPGVLWRSTDGGTSWARVSGAPQTAPQYGGYSQPLLQNYYTRLHAISADTVVALTNNGLVRRSVDGGRHWQESSSGVQVLSSFFVSGKVGFLGSWGGKVYKTTDGGATWIKLSEVSYFPSEITMLHFISPRVGFAHREHSDLWRTADGGQTWTLVSNSMQDIADMHFLSATAGFAVGDYGTIYSTTNAGLTWTAIGPAANSGFINGNYWSSVRFTSASTGYVTGRGNKGPIMRTTDGGQSWQPLGPLMGNIQAVAFPGNGALGYALSTSGLLRTTDSGDNWALRSQMAGTQLACLDANTLLAVNGNIARSVDGGQTWTTITVPARYYGTTVVSTLSMVNAQVGYAGGLDGNGYVIARTTDGGQTWQLLNGTYTHGIRKLNFVSATTGFATTFGDLFKTSDSGLTWQPVRLNQYGTPSDVQFLDQQVGYVLDEYAVVYKTTDGGATWTPLEINRSRGYSTGHTLRLHFVDRDNGCVQDDAGSVFRTADGGRTWIWERNLGSQAMGYTHGGQSLVLGGGNGMLVRRSLAVSPLPFRAEALPPVALTDSSAVLAGTLTSTNCIVDSARFEFGPANVPGFSQVALAYPALWYGSDSLRARVPSGLLPATAYRMRIRFLHNGTYYYSAESSFTTPAPPVLPEPELTAYPNPTSGYLRVLASGGKGTAHLELFSLQGNRVAEATGTGLDLRAVHSGIYVLRVSLGEKVYRRRIMKL, from the coding sequence ATGAAAACAACTCTACTCGCCGGTTTTCTTTGGCTTTTATTCCTCCAGCCTGCTGCGGCCCAGTGGCAATGGCTTAACCCTAAGCCCAATACTTATCCAGGGAAAGTGGTGCGCTTTGTGAGCGCCAACCGGGGCTTCGTGCTCCAGGGAATTGGTTCGCTGCTGCGCACCGATGATGCCGGGGCCACCTGGCAGGAAGTGAAGCGCTACCCCGATGCCGCTGACCTGGACTTTTCGCCGGATGGAATCGGCTATTTGCTCACGCATCCCGGCGTGCTGTGGCGCAGCACCGACGGCGGCACTAGCTGGGCGCGGGTGTCTGGCGCGCCGCAAACGGCCCCGCAGTATGGCGGCTATAGCCAGCCCTTGTTACAGAACTACTACACCCGGCTTCACGCCATCAGTGCTGATACGGTGGTGGCGCTGACGAACAACGGCCTCGTGCGTCGCTCCGTTGATGGCGGCCGCCATTGGCAGGAATCAAGCAGCGGCGTTCAGGTGCTGAGCAGCTTTTTCGTGTCGGGGAAAGTGGGGTTTTTAGGTTCGTGGGGAGGGAAGGTGTACAAAACCACCGACGGCGGCGCCACCTGGATCAAGCTGTCGGAGGTCAGTTATTTTCCCTCCGAAATCACCATGCTGCACTTCATCTCGCCACGGGTGGGGTTTGCGCACCGTGAGCACAGCGACCTGTGGCGAACCGCCGATGGCGGCCAGACCTGGACGCTGGTATCGAATAGTATGCAGGATATTGCCGACATGCACTTTCTGTCGGCCACGGCCGGCTTTGCGGTGGGCGATTATGGAACCATCTACTCCACCACCAATGCAGGGCTGACCTGGACTGCTATCGGTCCGGCTGCAAACTCCGGCTTCATCAACGGCAACTACTGGAGCAGCGTCCGCTTCACCTCGGCCAGTACGGGCTATGTGACCGGCCGGGGCAACAAAGGCCCCATCATGCGCACCACCGATGGCGGCCAGAGCTGGCAGCCGCTTGGCCCGCTTATGGGCAATATTCAGGCAGTCGCGTTTCCGGGCAATGGGGCATTGGGCTATGCCCTGAGCACCAGCGGCCTGCTGCGCACCACCGACAGCGGCGATAACTGGGCGCTGCGCTCCCAAATGGCGGGAACCCAACTGGCCTGCCTCGACGCCAATACGTTGCTGGCGGTGAATGGCAACATCGCCCGCTCAGTTGATGGCGGCCAAACCTGGACCACCATCACAGTTCCAGCCCGCTACTACGGCACTACTGTCGTCTCAACCCTGAGCATGGTGAACGCCCAAGTAGGCTACGCGGGCGGGCTCGATGGCAATGGGTACGTTATTGCCCGCACTACCGATGGCGGCCAGACGTGGCAGCTGCTCAACGGAACCTATACGCATGGCATTCGCAAGCTCAACTTTGTGTCGGCCACCACCGGCTTTGCTACCACCTTCGGCGACCTGTTCAAAACCTCCGATAGTGGCCTGACCTGGCAGCCCGTTCGGCTTAACCAATATGGCACTCCGAGCGACGTGCAATTCCTCGACCAGCAGGTTGGGTATGTGCTCGATGAATACGCCGTGGTGTACAAGACCACGGACGGCGGCGCTACCTGGACGCCCCTCGAAATCAACCGCTCGCGAGGGTATTCAACCGGCCACACCCTGCGCCTACACTTCGTCGACCGCGACAATGGCTGCGTGCAGGACGATGCCGGTTCTGTTTTCCGCACTGCCGATGGCGGCCGTACCTGGATTTGGGAGCGTAACCTGGGCTCGCAGGCGATGGGGTACACCCACGGTGGGCAGTCGCTGGTGCTGGGCGGGGGCAACGGCATGCTGGTGCGGCGCTCACTGGCTGTCAGTCCGCTGCCGTTTCGGGCCGAAGCCCTGCCGCCGGTGGCCCTCACCGACAGCAGCGCCGTGCTGGCGGGCACGCTCACAAGCACTAACTGTATTGTTGATAGTGCCCGCTTCGAGTTTGGCCCGGCCAATGTACCCGGCTTCAGCCAAGTGGCCTTGGCCTACCCCGCCCTGTGGTACGGCAGCGACTCGCTGCGCGCCCGCGTGCCCAGTGGCCTGCTGCCCGCCACAGCCTACCGTATGCGCATCCGGTTCCTTCACAACGGCACCTACTATTACAGCGCCGAATCGAGCTTTACCACCCCGGCACCGCCCGTTCTGCCCGAACCTGAACTGACGGCCTACCCCAACCCCACCAGCGGCTATCTGCGGGTGCTGGCCTCGGGCGGCAAGGGTACTGCCCACCTGGAGCTATTCTCGCTGCAAGGCAACCGCGTGGCCGAAGCCACCGGCACGGGGCTGGACCTGCGCGCTGTGCATAGCGGTATCTATGTGCTGCGCGTCAGTCTGGGCGAAAAAGTGTACCGCCGCCGCATCATGAAGCTGTAG
- the parS gene encoding type II RES/Xre toxin-antitoxin system antitoxin, with amino-acid sequence MAAFATPPVAIYSPALRSLQATVADSFALVMEARTGVPAKTAFDVASLLKLSADELAALLHTTTKTLRAYREGKKRLGPAASEQILKLLALARQGEESFGALPAFRRWLDKPAYGLDNQPPLALLETSGGIDLVAAEVARIAYGDFA; translated from the coding sequence ATGGCTGCCTTTGCCACTCCTCCCGTCGCCATTTATTCGCCTGCCCTGCGGAGCCTGCAAGCCACCGTGGCCGATTCCTTCGCCCTCGTGATGGAAGCCCGCACCGGCGTGCCGGCCAAAACGGCTTTCGACGTGGCCTCGCTGTTAAAGCTGAGCGCCGATGAGCTGGCTGCTCTCCTGCATACCACCACCAAAACCTTGCGCGCTTACCGCGAGGGCAAAAAGCGCCTTGGCCCCGCCGCCAGCGAGCAAATCCTGAAACTACTGGCCCTGGCCCGTCAGGGAGAAGAGTCCTTTGGTGCGCTGCCGGCCTTCCGCCGCTGGCTCGATAAGCCCGCCTACGGCCTCGACAACCAGCCGCCGCTGGCCCTGCTCGAAACGAGCGGCGGTATCGACCTAGTGGCCGCCGAAGTCGCCCGCATCGCTTACGGGGATTTTGCCTAA
- a CDS encoding RES family NAD+ phosphorylase: MEIYRICLAKYAGELVASGNPGRWNLRGQLVIYAAGSRALACLENVVHRSGEGLNSLFKVIRIEVPDTLAVEELTLDQMPTEWQLPRHYARCQPLGAAWYQRQKAAVLRVPSSIIAHEHNYVLNTQHPDFGQVNIVGWEDFEFDPRIKEA, translated from the coding sequence GTGGAAATCTACCGCATCTGCCTGGCCAAATACGCCGGCGAGCTCGTCGCTTCCGGCAACCCCGGCCGCTGGAACCTGCGCGGCCAGCTGGTCATCTACGCCGCCGGCAGCCGCGCCCTGGCCTGCCTCGAAAACGTGGTGCACCGCAGCGGCGAGGGCCTCAACAGCCTCTTCAAAGTCATCCGCATTGAGGTGCCGGATACGTTAGCCGTCGAAGAACTGACGCTGGACCAGATGCCGACCGAGTGGCAGCTGCCGCGCCATTACGCCCGCTGCCAGCCCTTGGGAGCAGCCTGGTACCAGCGCCAGAAGGCGGCCGTGCTGCGGGTGCCGTCCTCCATCATCGCTCACGAGCACAACTACGTGCTCAATACCCAGCACCCGGATTTTGGGCAGGTGAATATCGTGGGCTGGGAGGACTTTGAGTTTGACCCTCGGATTAAAGAGGCGTAA
- a CDS encoding IS4 family transposase: MKQHFAAKITTLLQQAPFVGHLSRQKFVGQFILGLIKSRNVQFGEVAQHLNDAAKPASNETRIQDFFREVDLNYVLVARILLSLLPAQGKLRLCLDRTEWDFGQCQVNILLVTVGTGEVHVPLYWHLLDNRSGNSNAADRIAVLEKCLALLGKDRIGLVVGDREFVGHAWFKWLKDNGLNFVMRLPKHHCLTHADGRRQAVADLGLVPGQVRRFAHVQVDGVWGQVWVKAVAADAFVFLFATAGLNHLEQLYAKRWTIEQCFQNLKGRGFNLEATHLRCFQKLRKLVALVSLAYAFCLGVGAAAHGGRQPIARKNHGYRAASLSRHGLNLLRQLARPLTLPEDPLARLVETLLNWITRQLAKNQLLKIVG; encoded by the coding sequence GTGAAGCAACACTTCGCCGCTAAAATTACGACGCTTTTGCAGCAGGCCCCGTTTGTGGGCCACTTGTCCCGCCAAAAGTTTGTGGGCCAGTTTATTCTTGGCCTGATAAAGAGCCGCAACGTGCAATTCGGCGAGGTGGCCCAGCACCTCAATGACGCGGCCAAGCCCGCCTCGAACGAAACGCGCATTCAGGACTTTTTCCGCGAAGTAGACCTCAATTACGTACTGGTGGCCAGGATTTTACTGAGTTTGTTGCCTGCGCAGGGCAAGCTGCGCTTATGCCTCGACCGCACGGAGTGGGACTTCGGCCAGTGCCAAGTGAACATCCTGCTCGTCACCGTCGGCACGGGCGAGGTCCACGTGCCCCTTTATTGGCACCTGCTCGACAACCGCAGCGGCAACTCCAACGCCGCCGACCGCATCGCGGTGCTCGAAAAGTGCCTGGCCTTGCTGGGCAAAGACCGCATCGGCCTGGTCGTGGGCGACCGGGAATTTGTCGGCCATGCGTGGTTCAAGTGGCTCAAAGACAATGGGCTTAATTTTGTCATGCGCCTGCCCAAGCACCACTGCCTGACCCACGCCGACGGCCGGCGGCAGGCCGTGGCCGACCTGGGCCTGGTGCCGGGGCAGGTGCGCCGCTTCGCCCACGTGCAGGTCGACGGAGTCTGGGGGCAGGTCTGGGTCAAGGCCGTGGCGGCGGACGCGTTTGTCTTCCTGTTTGCCACGGCCGGTCTGAACCACCTCGAGCAACTCTATGCCAAGCGCTGGACGATTGAGCAATGCTTTCAAAATCTGAAAGGGCGGGGCTTTAACCTGGAAGCCACCCACTTGCGCTGTTTCCAAAAGCTGCGCAAGCTCGTGGCCCTGGTCAGCCTGGCCTACGCGTTTTGTCTGGGCGTGGGCGCGGCCGCCCACGGCGGCCGCCAGCCCATTGCCCGCAAAAACCACGGCTACCGGGCCGCCAGCCTGAGCCGCCACGGCCTCAATCTGCTCCGCCAACTCGCCCGCCCGCTGACCCTGCCCGAGGACCCATTGGCCCGCTTGGTTGAAACGCTACTGAACTGGATTACGAGGCAACTTGCTAAAAATCAATTACTAAAAATAGTAGGGTAG
- the accC gene encoding acetyl-CoA carboxylase biotin carboxylase subunit — translation MKKITKLLVANRGEIALRVLRSAKEMGIATVAIYSEADRNALHVRYADEAVCVGPPASKDSYLRGDKIIEVCKELGVDAIHPGYGFLSENAGFARMVRAAGLIFVGPSPEAMEMMGDKLSAKQAVKAYNIPLVPGTDEAISDVAAAKEIAKEVGFPILIKASAGGGGKGMRIVNGADEFEEQMQLAVNEAVSAFGDGAVFIEKFVTGPRHIEIQVLGDEHGNIVHLFERECSIQRRHQKVIEEAPSSVLTPELRAEMGRCAVDVARACNYAGAGTVEFLLDDQRNFYFLEMNTRLQVEHPVTEQITGLDLVKEQIKVAQGEPLAFSQDDLTITGHAMELRVYAEDPQNNFLPDIGTLTTYVRPQGPGVRVDDGFEQGMEIPIYYDPMIAKLVTFGADRAEAIARMLRAIEEYKITGIETTLPFGAYVMRHPAFVSGDFDTNFIKDHFSPTDLAPITPDEATAKVAAALGAMLLSDKKPKTTAATGETGGAEVSGWRRNRLGVR, via the coding sequence ATGAAAAAAATCACCAAGCTGCTCGTCGCCAACCGGGGCGAAATCGCCCTCCGCGTCCTCCGTTCCGCCAAGGAAATGGGCATTGCCACCGTGGCCATCTACTCGGAGGCCGACCGCAATGCCCTGCACGTGCGCTACGCCGATGAGGCTGTATGCGTAGGCCCGCCCGCCTCGAAAGACAGCTACCTGCGCGGCGATAAAATCATTGAAGTCTGCAAGGAATTAGGGGTTGATGCCATTCACCCCGGCTACGGTTTCCTCTCCGAGAATGCCGGCTTTGCCCGCATGGTGCGCGCGGCAGGCTTGATTTTCGTGGGCCCCAGCCCCGAGGCCATGGAAATGATGGGCGACAAGCTCTCGGCCAAGCAAGCCGTGAAAGCCTACAACATCCCGCTGGTGCCCGGCACCGACGAAGCCATTTCGGACGTAGCCGCCGCCAAGGAGATTGCGAAGGAAGTCGGCTTTCCCATCCTAATCAAGGCCTCGGCCGGCGGCGGTGGCAAGGGCATGCGCATCGTGAACGGGGCCGATGAGTTCGAGGAGCAAATGCAGCTGGCCGTCAACGAGGCCGTGTCGGCCTTCGGCGACGGCGCGGTATTCATCGAGAAATTCGTGACCGGCCCCCGCCACATCGAAATTCAGGTTTTGGGGGATGAGCACGGCAACATCGTGCACCTGTTTGAGCGCGAATGCAGCATCCAGCGCCGCCACCAGAAGGTGATTGAGGAAGCGCCCTCGTCGGTGCTCACGCCCGAGCTGCGCGCCGAAATGGGCCGCTGCGCCGTGGACGTGGCCCGCGCCTGCAACTACGCGGGCGCCGGCACCGTGGAATTCCTGCTCGATGACCAGCGCAACTTCTACTTCCTGGAGATGAACACGCGCCTGCAGGTAGAGCACCCCGTGACCGAGCAAATCACCGGCCTCGACCTGGTGAAAGAGCAGATAAAAGTAGCCCAGGGCGAGCCCCTCGCCTTCTCGCAGGACGACCTCACCATTACCGGCCACGCCATGGAGCTGCGCGTGTACGCCGAAGACCCGCAAAACAACTTCCTGCCCGACATTGGAACCCTAACCACCTACGTGCGCCCCCAGGGCCCCGGCGTGCGCGTGGACGACGGCTTCGAGCAGGGCATGGAAATCCCAATTTACTACGACCCGATGATTGCCAAGCTGGTCACCTTCGGGGCCGACCGCGCCGAGGCCATCGCCCGCATGCTGCGTGCCATTGAGGAGTATAAAATCACCGGCATCGAAACTACGCTGCCCTTCGGAGCCTACGTAATGCGCCACCCCGCCTTCGTGAGCGGCGACTTCGATACCAACTTCATCAAGGACCATTTCTCCCCCACCGACCTCGCCCCCATCACGCCGGATGAAGCCACGGCCAAAGTAGCCGCCGCCCTGGGTGCGATGCTGCTCAGTGATAAGAAACCTAAAACAACTGCCGCAACTGGTGAAACTGGTGGCGCGGAGGTTTCGGGCTGGCGGCGGAACCGGTTGGGGGTGCGGTAA
- a CDS encoding aminotransferase class I/II-fold pyridoxal phosphate-dependent enzyme translates to MDIFDRVSANRGPLGSHSSYAHGYFAFPKLEGEIKPRMIFRGKEVLTWSLNNYLGLANHPEVRKADADAAADYGMALPMGARMMSGNSTLHEQLEDELAEIVMKPTATLLNFGYQGVVSIIDALVNRHDVIVYDAESHACIIDGVRLHAGKRFVYNHNNMASLEKQLERAKRLTDETGGGILVITEGVFGMSGNQGDLRGVVALKEKFDFRLFVDDAHGFGTMGAKGAGTGEEQGVQDGIDLYFSTFAKSMASIGAFVAGPESVIDYLRYNMRSQIFAKSLPMPLVAGALKRLELLRTQPQLKENLWTIVRAMQSGLREKGFNLGTTTSPVTPVLLEGTVADATQVTLDLRENHGIFCSIVVYPVVPKGVIMLRIIPTAAHTLADVEETIVAFTAVADKLKKGLYSRTTAIPEAV, encoded by the coding sequence GTGGATATTTTTGACCGGGTTTCGGCCAACCGTGGGCCTCTGGGTTCGCATTCAAGCTATGCGCACGGCTACTTTGCTTTCCCCAAGCTGGAAGGTGAAATTAAGCCTCGCATGATTTTCCGGGGCAAAGAAGTGCTGACCTGGAGTCTGAACAATTACCTCGGGCTGGCCAACCACCCCGAGGTGCGCAAGGCCGATGCCGACGCGGCCGCCGACTACGGCATGGCCCTGCCCATGGGCGCGCGCATGATGAGCGGCAACTCCACGCTGCATGAGCAGCTGGAAGACGAGCTGGCCGAGATAGTGATGAAGCCCACCGCCACGCTGCTCAACTTCGGCTATCAGGGCGTGGTGTCCATCATCGATGCGCTGGTGAATCGCCACGACGTGATTGTGTACGACGCCGAGTCGCATGCCTGCATCATCGACGGGGTGCGCCTCCACGCCGGCAAGCGCTTTGTGTACAACCACAACAACATGGCCAGCCTGGAAAAGCAGCTGGAGCGCGCCAAGCGCCTGACCGATGAAACCGGCGGTGGCATTCTCGTTATCACCGAGGGCGTATTCGGCATGTCGGGCAACCAGGGCGACCTGCGCGGCGTGGTGGCACTGAAGGAAAAATTCGACTTCCGCCTCTTTGTTGACGATGCTCATGGCTTTGGCACGATGGGCGCCAAAGGGGCCGGAACGGGCGAAGAACAGGGCGTACAGGACGGTATCGACCTTTATTTTTCGACCTTTGCTAAGAGCATGGCCAGCATCGGCGCGTTCGTGGCCGGGCCGGAAAGCGTAATTGACTATTTGCGTTACAACATGCGCAGCCAGATTTTCGCCAAATCGCTCCCCATGCCCCTCGTAGCGGGTGCGCTAAAGCGGTTGGAGTTGCTGCGCACCCAGCCGCAGCTCAAGGAAAACCTCTGGACCATTGTGCGCGCCATGCAGAGCGGCTTGCGCGAAAAAGGCTTCAATCTGGGCACGACCACCTCGCCGGTAACGCCCGTGCTGTTGGAGGGCACCGTGGCCGATGCAACGCAGGTAACGCTGGATTTGCGTGAGAATCACGGTATTTTCTGCTCTATAGTGGTGTATCCGGTGGTGCCGAAGGGCGTGATTATGCTGCGCATCATCCCCACGGCCGCTCATACGCTTGCGGATGTGGAGGAAACGATTGTGGCCTTTACCGCCGTGGCCGATAAGCTCAAAAAGGGCCTCTACAGCCGTACTACTGCGATTCCGGAGGCAGTTTAA
- the tyrS gene encoding tyrosine--tRNA ligase, with protein MNLIEELTWRGMFHDAMPGTAEHLATNAPITGYIGFDPTAASLHIGNLATIMLLVHLQRAGHRPVALVGGATGMIGDPSGKSAERNLLDEATLRHNQAGIQAQLEKFLDFSKGPTGALVVNNYDWFKEIGFLGFLREVGKHLTVNYMMAKDSVKRRISGNEDSGSDGISYTEFSYQLLQGYDFVHLNKMLNCTLQMGASDQWGNITTGTELIRRLSNAEEREAKAYALTGQLITKADGTKYGKSETGTVWLDPALTSPYQFYQFFLNSADVDAPRLIRVFTLLSEPEILAIEAEHAAAPHLRTLQKALAADVTTRVHSAEATEAAISASQVLFGGGDLASLDEATLLDVFAGVPHLRVLRAEMTELNTTTFLSDFTLHKIFPSKGEARKMIQAGGVSINREKVASPDASVAALQHLAGKYLVVQKGKKNYFLVELV; from the coding sequence TTGAATCTCATTGAAGAACTGACCTGGCGCGGCATGTTTCACGACGCCATGCCCGGCACCGCCGAACACCTCGCCACCAACGCCCCCATCACCGGCTACATTGGCTTCGACCCCACGGCGGCCTCGCTGCACATCGGCAACCTGGCCACCATTATGCTGCTGGTGCATTTGCAGCGCGCCGGGCACCGCCCCGTAGCCCTGGTAGGCGGCGCCACCGGCATGATTGGCGACCCCAGCGGCAAATCAGCCGAGCGCAACCTGCTCGACGAAGCCACCCTGCGCCACAACCAGGCCGGTATTCAGGCCCAGTTGGAAAAATTCCTGGACTTCTCTAAAGGTCCCACAGGCGCGCTGGTGGTGAATAATTACGACTGGTTCAAAGAAATCGGCTTCCTGGGCTTCCTGCGCGAAGTGGGTAAGCACCTCACAGTGAACTACATGATGGCCAAGGACTCGGTAAAGCGCCGCATCAGTGGCAACGAGGACAGCGGCTCCGACGGCATCAGCTACACCGAATTCAGCTACCAGCTGCTGCAGGGCTACGATTTCGTGCACCTCAACAAAATGCTGAACTGCACCCTGCAAATGGGCGCCAGCGACCAGTGGGGCAACATCACGACCGGCACCGAGCTCATCCGCCGCCTTTCCAACGCCGAAGAACGCGAAGCGAAAGCCTACGCCCTCACCGGCCAGCTCATCACCAAAGCCGATGGCACCAAGTACGGCAAGTCCGAAACCGGCACCGTCTGGCTCGACCCCGCCCTCACCTCGCCCTACCAGTTCTACCAATTCTTCCTCAACTCGGCCGATGTGGACGCCCCGCGCCTCATCCGCGTGTTCACGCTGCTCAGCGAGCCCGAGATTCTGGCCATCGAAGCCGAGCATGCGGCCGCCCCGCACCTGCGCACCCTGCAAAAGGCCCTGGCGGCCGACGTAACCACCCGCGTGCATTCCGCCGAAGCCACCGAAGCTGCCATTTCCGCCTCGCAGGTCCTGTTTGGCGGCGGCGACCTCGCCTCGCTCGATGAAGCGACCTTGCTCGATGTATTCGCCGGCGTGCCGCACCTGCGCGTGCTCCGCGCTGAGATGACCGAGCTCAACACCACTACCTTCCTCAGCGATTTCACCCTGCACAAAATCTTCCCTTCCAAAGGCGAAGCCCGCAAGATGATTCAGGCCGGCGGCGTGAGCATCAACCGCGAGAAAGTAGCCTCCCCCGATGCGTCAGTGGCCGCGCTGCAGCATCTGGCCGGCAAATACCTGGTGGTGCAGAAGGGCAAAAAGAACTACTTCCTGGTCGAGTTGGTGTAA